In the Bremerella alba genome, one interval contains:
- the topA gene encoding type I DNA topoisomerase, with translation MAESGNSKKALVIVESPAKARTISKFLGKDYLVEASIGHVRDLPKGAKEIPQEYKEQEWAYLGVNVNDNFDPVYIVPTDKKQQVTKLKKLLKESDELYLATDEDREGEAISWHLREILKPKVPVHRLVFHEITETAITEALENPRAIDDGMVRAQETRRILDRLYGYEVSPLLWRKIKPKLSAGRVQSVAVRLIVQRERDRMAFHSATYWDLVATFEAGGQSFEATLVEADGKRVPSGRDFDTTTGKANKEGLLLLDEEGAKSLLERIRSADFSVATLDNKPYTTKPAAPFTTSTLQQEANRKLSFTARRTMQVAQSLYENGYITYMRTDSTNLAQVAIDASRKLVESEYGKDYLPEKPRVYASKVKNAQEAHEAIRPAGNEFQKLDALKGELSAEQFKLFEMIWKRTVASQMADARGHRISINIGGGEAVFYVSGKTIDFPGFLRAYVEGSDDPQAELADRESLLPAVEVGQSVDAKEFDPKSHTTQPPARFSEASLTRSLEEMGIGRPSTYASIIDTILRREYVFKKGNALVPTWTSFAVVGLMEAHLEKLVDYDFTAKMEDDLDSISRGEADANAYLKAFYFGEENHGLKQVIEERIKDVDARTVNSIPLGTPEEGEHRDEVFVRVGRYGPYVEQGERRGSIPDELPPDEIDLAKAMEILEQSEKGDEPMGEHPDTGKPIFLKAGRFGPYVQMGSTDDDEKPKNASLLKGMNAGDVNLETAIRLLSLPREVGLHPDDQKPVVAYNGRFGPYVKWNDETRSLPAEISPIDIELDKALELLAQPKTRGGRGAPKEPLKTLDKSPVTEEIIKVMDGRYGPYVTDGESNASLPKGTSPEELTMPVALQLLAERAAKGGTKKKKKKAAKKTTTKKATKKKTAKKKTTKKKAATKTAAKKSTTKKAATKKTAEKKEESTSDEAPF, from the coding sequence ATGGCGGAATCGGGTAACAGCAAGAAGGCCTTGGTAATTGTCGAATCCCCAGCCAAGGCCCGGACGATTTCTAAGTTCCTGGGTAAGGATTACCTCGTCGAGGCCTCGATCGGCCACGTGCGTGATCTGCCCAAAGGTGCGAAGGAAATCCCTCAGGAATACAAGGAACAAGAGTGGGCCTACCTGGGGGTGAACGTCAACGACAATTTCGACCCGGTCTACATCGTTCCGACCGATAAGAAACAACAGGTCACCAAGCTTAAGAAGCTTCTCAAGGAGTCGGACGAACTTTACCTCGCGACGGACGAAGACCGCGAAGGGGAAGCGATCAGTTGGCATCTGCGAGAAATCTTGAAGCCGAAAGTGCCCGTGCATCGGCTCGTTTTTCACGAAATTACCGAAACGGCCATCACCGAAGCGCTCGAGAACCCGCGGGCCATCGACGATGGAATGGTTCGGGCCCAGGAAACACGCCGCATCCTCGACCGCTTGTACGGTTACGAGGTTTCGCCGCTGCTCTGGCGGAAGATCAAGCCAAAACTGTCTGCTGGCCGCGTGCAAAGTGTGGCCGTGCGTCTGATTGTGCAGCGCGAACGCGACCGGATGGCGTTTCATTCAGCGACCTACTGGGACCTGGTCGCCACCTTTGAAGCCGGGGGGCAGTCCTTTGAAGCGACCCTGGTAGAAGCCGACGGCAAGCGGGTTCCTTCGGGACGCGACTTTGACACGACGACCGGTAAGGCCAACAAAGAAGGTTTGCTGCTGCTCGATGAAGAGGGGGCCAAGTCGCTTCTGGAACGCATCCGAAGTGCTGACTTCTCGGTCGCCACTCTCGATAACAAGCCCTATACCACCAAACCGGCCGCGCCGTTTACGACCAGTACCTTGCAGCAGGAAGCCAACCGTAAGCTGAGTTTCACGGCTCGGCGAACGATGCAGGTTGCCCAAAGCTTGTACGAAAATGGTTACATCACTTACATGCGTACTGACTCGACCAACCTGGCTCAGGTTGCGATCGACGCCTCGCGCAAGTTGGTTGAAAGCGAGTATGGCAAAGACTATTTGCCAGAGAAGCCCCGCGTGTATGCCTCGAAGGTGAAAAATGCCCAAGAGGCTCACGAGGCTATTCGACCTGCCGGAAACGAATTCCAAAAACTTGACGCGCTCAAGGGTGAACTGAGCGCCGAGCAGTTCAAGCTGTTCGAGATGATTTGGAAGCGGACCGTGGCGAGCCAAATGGCCGATGCTCGCGGGCACCGTATTTCGATCAACATCGGCGGTGGCGAAGCGGTCTTCTATGTGAGTGGTAAGACGATCGATTTCCCCGGTTTTCTGCGGGCCTATGTCGAAGGATCGGACGATCCTCAAGCCGAACTGGCCGATCGCGAGTCGCTGCTTCCAGCCGTCGAAGTCGGGCAGAGCGTCGATGCCAAAGAGTTCGACCCGAAGAGCCACACCACCCAGCCGCCCGCCCGATTCAGCGAAGCCTCGTTAACGCGAAGCCTGGAAGAAATGGGGATTGGTCGTCCGAGTACCTACGCTTCGATTATCGATACGATTTTGCGTCGCGAATACGTCTTCAAAAAGGGGAACGCACTGGTTCCCACGTGGACGTCGTTTGCCGTGGTCGGACTGATGGAAGCCCATCTCGAGAAACTGGTCGACTACGACTTTACCGCGAAGATGGAAGACGACCTCGACAGCATCAGCCGTGGAGAAGCCGACGCGAACGCCTATTTGAAAGCGTTCTACTTCGGCGAGGAAAATCACGGCCTGAAGCAAGTAATCGAGGAACGCATCAAAGACGTGGACGCCCGGACGGTGAACTCGATTCCTTTGGGAACTCCGGAGGAAGGCGAGCATCGCGACGAGGTCTTCGTTCGCGTGGGCCGCTACGGACCATACGTCGAACAAGGCGAGCGTCGCGGATCGATCCCCGATGAATTGCCGCCGGACGAGATCGACCTGGCCAAGGCCATGGAAATTCTCGAACAGTCCGAAAAAGGGGACGAGCCGATGGGCGAGCACCCCGACACGGGCAAGCCGATCTTTCTCAAGGCGGGACGCTTCGGCCCTTACGTTCAGATGGGATCGACCGACGACGACGAGAAGCCGAAGAACGCCTCGCTGCTCAAAGGGATGAACGCCGGCGACGTGAACCTGGAAACAGCGATCCGGCTGCTTTCGCTGCCACGTGAAGTGGGCCTACACCCGGACGATCAGAAACCGGTTGTGGCCTACAATGGCCGCTTCGGTCCTTACGTGAAGTGGAATGACGAAACCCGCTCGTTACCGGCCGAGATTTCGCCGATCGATATCGAGCTGGATAAAGCCCTCGAACTTCTCGCGCAGCCAAAAACACGCGGTGGTCGAGGTGCTCCGAAAGAGCCGCTCAAGACGCTCGACAAGTCGCCGGTGACCGAAGAAATCATTAAGGTGATGGACGGTCGGTATGGCCCTTACGTGACCGACGGCGAGTCGAACGCTTCGCTTCCTAAGGGAACTTCACCGGAAGAATTGACGATGCCGGTGGCCTTGCAGCTTCTCGCCGAACGGGCTGCCAAGGGGGGCACGAAGAAGAAGAAAAAGAAAGCCGCCAAGAAAACGACGACTAAGAAGGCCACCAAGAAGAAGACCGCCAAAAAGAAAACGACTAAGAAAAAGGCGGCCACCAAGACGGCGGCAAAGAAGTCGACAACCAAGAAAGCGGCTACCAAGAAGACCGCCGAGAAAAAAGAAGAGTCGACCAGCGACGAAGCGCCGTTCTAA